The genomic stretch TTCTTCCGCCAGTTTCGAGATGGAGCTCCCGATGAATACTATCGCCTGCTTCGGGGTGAGATCAGTCAGGAGGAACTCTTTGCTGCATACCCTCATGAGGCGAGATGTGCAGAGGAACGCTCATGGCATACTGCACTTGGTCAGGATGGTGAAGATCCTGGACAGGTGCGCAAACGCATCAAGGCTTCGCTCGGAATTGATACAAGCTGGGTACTCATTGGCGGTCCACCATGTCAGGCGTATTCGATTGCCGGTCGTTCGCGCAACCAGGGTAATCCCGAGTACGACCCTGCCAAGGACGAACGCCAGCGGCTTTATGTCGAGTACCTGCAGATTCTCGCAGAGCACAGACCTGCCGTGTTCATCATGGAGAATGTCAAGGGTCTGCTCTCGGCTACTCTGAACAACGAGCGTGTATTTCACCGCATTCTGGAAGACCTGCGAGATCCCGCGAGTGCAGTTGCACGCGGAGGCAGGAATGGCAGCCATGTACGGAATGGCGGGTACCGAATCCATTCTCTGGTTGAAGATCATGTATTCGAGAATGGAACATTGCGCGGTGCAGTCATTGAGGCAGAGCGATTTGGAGTTCCGCAGGCGCGGCATCGGGTTATCCTGCTGGGAATCCGCGACGACCTGGTAGGCATCAAACCCCGGATACTCACCCGGCAACGCCCCATATCAGTCACATCGGTCATCGGTTCACTACCCAGACTTCGCAGCGGGATCTCGCCACAGAAGCAGGATTCGAGCAATGCATGGAGATCGCTCCTGCAGTCTCAGGTAGGCAGCCGCTGGGCGAACATCGGCACGCGAAAGGCAGACAGCGAATCCCTGTCGCAGTTCATTTGTGACACCCTGACACAGATCGCACTTCCGAGAGCGAATCGGGGTGGCGAGTTCATCGCCTGCGATGCGAGCACGACATACGCCGACGACTGGTTCTCCGACACTCGCATCGGTGGCGTTTGCAATCACAGCAGCCGCTCGCACATGCAGAAAGATCTCTTCCGGTATTTCTATGCCGCCTGCTACGCCAAGCATCACGGCCGGTCACCGTCACTGAAACACTTCCCAACTGACCTGCTTCCGGATCATGTGAATGTAGGAGATGCAATCACGAATGGAGGTCACTTTTCCGACCGCTTCCGAGTACAGGTGAGTTCTCGCCCAAGTACCACTGTAGTGTCGCATATCAGCAAGGACGGCCACTACTACATTCATCCAGATCCACTCCAATGCAGGAGCCTGACGGTCCGGGAGGCAGCTCGTCTGCAGACATTCCCTGACAACTACTTCTTCTGCGGGAATCGGACTGCCCAGTATGTGCAGGTCGGCAATGCGGTACCGCCTCTGCTAGCCCACCAGATCGGCGAAATCGTCCGTGATGTTCTCAAAGCGGCAGGAGCCAACTTCTGATGGATCGGATCACTTCAGAGCACCGCAGCTGGAACATGTCGCGAATTCGCGGCAAGGACAGCGGTCCTGAGCGAGCCGTCCGGTCATTGCTGCACAGAGAGGGATTCAGGTTCCGTCTGCATCAGCGTTCACTTCCGGGAACTCCCGACATCGTTCTGCCCCGGTACCGCAGTGTTGTGTTTGTTCATGGCTGTTTCTGGCATCGTCACGCCGGATGCCGGTTCGCATATACACCAAAGAGCCGGCAAGCGTTCTGGTCTGAGAAGTTCCGCAGCAATCAGGCCCGTGATGCCCGTGTCGTCTCAGAGCTCGAAGCGGCAGGATGGCGTGTGCTTGTCGTCTGGGAGTGTGAGCTCCGCGATATGGAGCAACTCGCAGCGAGACTTCGGGAATGTCTTATACACCAGGATCGGCGGACCCAAGGGAAGAGGGGGGCCAGGTGAGTCGGACAAGGCGAACCGTTGAAGGGGCTGTTTCACTCGGGGAGAATGTTCCTCCGGATCCTGCGAGCCTGGCAGAGTCGCTGCGCGACTTCGGCTACACATTGCCAACAGCTCTCGCCGATCTACTCGACAACAGTTTGACCGCGGAAGCAACCAACATTCGTAGGCTCCTCGCTGTTTTGTGTGGGTAAGACCGTGAGCTTGGTGACGTAAGTTGTGCGGGGTCTGGCGCTTTTCGATCGGGCGGCGGTCGGAGAGGATGCGGCGGATCAGGCGGCCGCAGCGGCATCCGATGGGGCTCGCCCCAAACCCCGCCAGGGCTCTGCCCCCTGAACCCCGGCTTCTTTCCTCCGGTGAGAAGGAAGCCGCCGGAGAGTTCGCGGCCAGACTGCAAGGAAGCCGAGTGATGCGATCAGATGCAGGAGCTGTTCCGGGTGGCATTGGGGCTGGCCGAGCCGTGGGTCGTCAGCAAGATCGAGTTTTCCGGGGACCGGCAGCAGCTGGAACTCTGGCTGGACTTCCCTTCCGGCAGCCGCTTCGCTTGCCCGGAGTGCGGACGCGCCGGTTGCGGGGCCTACGACAGCACGGAGCGGACCTGGCGGCACCTGAACTTCTTTCAGCACAAGACGCTATTGACGCCCGGCAACCGCGGGTCGAGTGTCCGGACCACGGGGTCAAGACGGTTGAAGTGCCGTGGTCGCGGCCGGGTTCGGGTTTTACGCTGCTGATGGAGGCGTTCATCCTGATGTTGGTGCAGGGCGGCATGACGCCGCGCAGGTGGCCGTTCTGATCGGTGAGCACGACACGCGGGTGTGGCGGGTCTTGCAGCACTATGTCGAGCGGGCCCGCCGCGGCGGACTTCTCGCCGGTGACCGCCATCGGCGTGGACGAGACTTCCCGCGCGCGGCCACAACTACATCAGCGTGTTCATGGATTTGGGCAACGAGCCAAGCCGGGTGCTGTTCGCCACCGAAGGCAAGGATGCCCGGACCGTCGCGGCGTTCAGCGCGACCTGGAGGCTCACGGCGGGCGGGCCGAGCAGATTGAGGAGCCTCCTGGACATGTCGGCGGCGTTCATCAACGGTCTGCGCGAGCAGTTCCCGGAGGCCCAACTGACCTTCGACAACTTCCACCTGATGAAGCTGCTGGGGCTGCGGTCGATCAGGTCCGGCGTGAGGAACAGCGGACACACCCGGAACTCAAGGGCACGCGTTACGTCTGGTTGAAGAACGACTGGAACCGCACCGAGAAGCAGGCCCGCGTCTTTGACGAGTTGCGCCAGCAAGCTGGCGACCGTGCGGGCCACGCACATGAAGAGTGTCTTCCAGGATCTCTTCGCCTGCGACACCGTGGAAGAGGCTGAACCGCTGCTCAAGCAGTGGTACTCTGGCCACCCACAGCCGGATTCCGGCCATGATCAAGGCGGCCAAGACGATCAAGAAGCACTGGGCGGCGTGCTGCGCTGGTTCACTTCGCGAATCAGTAACGGACCGCTGGAGGCGATCAACAGCCTGATCCAGTCGGCCAAGAGAAAAGCCCGCGGCTTCCGCTCGACCCACTACCTGATCACCATGGTCTACCTGATCGCCGGAAAACTCGACTTCAAGCTGCCGGCCATCGCTCAGGTTACCCACACAAAATAGCGAGGAGGCCATTCGTATCCAACTGGAAGCTGCGGGTGATGCTTCTCATATTGCCGTGATCGATGACGGCAAGGGGATGACTGTAGAGCAGTTGCGGGATGCCATGCGGATGGGAACAGGTGGACCGATCTCCGCTCGGCAAGCAGGAGATCTGGGGCGCTTCGGACTCGGCCTCAAGACAGCTTCGCTGTCACAGGGTCGTTGTGTCACTGTGATCACCAAGCCATCGGCTGATTCACCACCGATCATCCGACGCTGGGATCTGCGCCATATTGCATCGAGCGGGTGGCAGTTGCTGACAAATCCTGGGGAGGCAGCAAGCCGTTATGTGGATCATGTTGCTTCGCTTCCACATGGCACCGCTGTGGTGATAGAGGATCTCGACAGGTCCGCGTTCCTGCTCGGTGACCCCGCACGGGCTGTTGAACACCTGGGACGTGCCCTGGAAGCGGTGCGTCTGCATCTGTCCATGGTGTTTCACAGGTTTATCGAAGAAGGCGTGTCGATCACAGTCGGGCAGACCACCCTGAAGGGCTGGAATCCGTTCCTGACGCAGGTGTCAACCAAACTCCCAACTGAGACACTGCGCCTGAATGCGCTGGACATCAATGTTACTCCATATGTGCTGCCACACCACAGCCGGCTTACAGATGATGAACACGACGCCGCTGCCGGGCCCGGCGGCTGGAACTCGCACCAAGGGTTCTTCATCTACCGTTGCAGGCGACTGATCGTGCCGGGGACATGGCTCAATCTGCAGCTTAAAAAGGAGGACCATTTCAAGCTGGCACGAATTCAGGTAGACCTGCCGAACGGGCTGGATGCCGAATGGCATCTGAATGTGATGA from Phycisphaerales bacterium encodes the following:
- a CDS encoding DNA cytosine methyltransferase, giving the protein MIKVIDIFAGPGGLSEGFEAVTDKKGKSVFEVMLSIEKDAQAHATLRLRTFFRQFRDGAPDEYYRLLRGEISQEELFAAYPHEARCAEERSWHTALGQDGEDPGQVRKRIKASLGIDTSWVLIGGPPCQAYSIAGRSRNQGNPEYDPAKDERQRLYVEYLQILAEHRPAVFIMENVKGLLSATLNNERVFHRILEDLRDPASAVARGGRNGSHVRNGGYRIHSLVEDHVFENGTLRGAVIEAERFGVPQARHRVILLGIRDDLVGIKPRILTRQRPISVTSVIGSLPRLRSGISPQKQDSSNAWRSLLQSQVGSRWANIGTRKADSESLSQFICDTLTQIALPRANRGGEFIACDASTTYADDWFSDTRIGGVCNHSSRSHMQKDLFRYFYAACYAKHHGRSPSLKHFPTDLLPDHVNVGDAITNGGHFSDRFRVQVSSRPSTTVVSHISKDGHYYIHPDPLQCRSLTVREAARLQTFPDNYFFCGNRTAQYVQVGNAVPPLLAHQIGEIVRDVLKAAGANF
- the vsr gene encoding DNA mismatch endonuclease Vsr → MDRITSEHRSWNMSRIRGKDSGPERAVRSLLHREGFRFRLHQRSLPGTPDIVLPRYRSVVFVHGCFWHRHAGCRFAYTPKSRQAFWSEKFRSNQARDARVVSELEAAGWRVLVVWECELRDMEQLAARLRECLIHQDRRTQGKRGAR
- a CDS encoding ATP-binding protein gives rise to the protein MRIQLEAAGDASHIAVIDDGKGMTVEQLRDAMRMGTGGPISARQAGDLGRFGLGLKTASLSQGRCVTVITKPSADSPPIIRRWDLRHIASSGWQLLTNPGEAASRYVDHVASLPHGTAVVIEDLDRSAFLLGDPARAVEHLGRALEAVRLHLSMVFHRFIEEGVSITVGQTTLKGWNPFLTQVSTKLPTETLRLNALDINVTPYVLPHHSRLTDDEHDAAAGPGGWNSHQGFFIYRCRRLIVPGTWLNLQLKKEDHFKLARIQVDLPNGLDAEWHLNVMKSHVAAPAVLRDDFKRIAREVRHDAAEVYRYRGERQAPTKAPPQRYVWKREETRSGVRYRVDRSHPVIRALLHSGCDHDRLLDRVLELVEESIPVATMLQERSRAIDGSADPASVSVESLIELVIAAEQFLIRAGRSPVAARDTVLAAEPFVRFREPLLRALQNPSARLPTKESNNDHSA